A window of Chloroflexota bacterium contains these coding sequences:
- a CDS encoding rhodanese-like domain-containing protein: MTVAISDPASASAALSPVVGAVDLDRFRRAGHEAVVVDVRTPAEVEAVHIPGSYNVPLDQLSEHCEEFRGVGDPIVLVCRSGMRARQAEAALQAAGIERLHVLDGGVQAWQQAGLPVVQGRQRWSLERQVRAIAGSLVLVGVLGSLFVWQPLIYLAGFVGAGLLFAGVTDTCMMGLLLLRLPMNRQATCDVPSVLTRLKRRGGQGAP, from the coding sequence ATGACTGTTGCGATCTCTGATCCCGCCTCGGCCAGCGCGGCGCTGTCGCCCGTCGTCGGCGCCGTCGATCTCGACCGGTTCCGCCGCGCCGGCCACGAGGCCGTCGTCGTGGACGTGCGGACGCCCGCCGAAGTTGAGGCTGTCCACATCCCGGGCAGCTACAACGTGCCGCTCGACCAGCTCTCCGAACACTGCGAGGAGTTCCGAGGCGTCGGCGACCCGATTGTGCTGGTCTGTCGGTCGGGCATGCGCGCCCGCCAGGCCGAGGCCGCGCTCCAGGCCGCCGGCATCGAGCGGCTGCACGTGCTGGACGGCGGCGTCCAGGCGTGGCAGCAGGCCGGGCTGCCGGTGGTGCAGGGCCGGCAGCGTTGGAGCCTCGAACGGCAGGTGCGGGCGATCGCCGGCAGCCTGGTGCTCGTCGGCGTGCTGGGCAGCCTGTTCGTCTGGCAGCCGCTGATCTACCTGGCCGGGTTCGTCGGGGCGGGGCTGCTGTTCGCCGGGGTGACGGACACCTGCATGATGGGCCTGCTGCTGCTGCGTCTCCCGATGAACCGGCAGGCGACCTGTGACGTGCCGAGCGTGCTGACCCGCCTGAAGCGGCGCGGCGGCCAGGGCGCGCCCTGA
- a CDS encoding transposase, whose translation MTTPPGGAPGGSAPSSISDAAWDRARQLIDTHDPQPRFGRRRSDQRRILEAIRYKLTVGCRWNDLPRALGDDSTVHRTYLRWQRLGILHEILAAVDGASPNGQP comes from the coding sequence ATGACCACGCCGCCGGGCGGCGCGCCGGGAGGGAGCGCGCCGTCCTCGATCTCTGATGCTGCCTGGGACCGGGCGCGTCAGCTCATCGACACGCACGATCCGCAACCACGCTTCGGACGACGGCGCTCAGACCAGCGCCGCATCCTGGAGGCGATCCGCTACAAGCTGACCGTCGGGTGCCGGTGGAACGATCTGCCGCGCGCCCTGGGCGATGACAGCACCGTGCACCGGACGTACCTCCGCTGGCAGCGGCTGGGAATCCTGCACGAGATCCTGGCCGCAGTGGACGGCGCGTCGCCGAACGGGCAGCCGTAA
- the secF gene encoding protein translocase subunit SecF codes for MFDFVARRRWFYWLSILIVVPGVVSMLLPGGFRPGIDFTSGTLLQLRFAQEVEQEAVRRAFGEAGHPDAVVQRANDGTFLIRTRPLGQVTDEAEGAGQSERTQLLETLRGSLGEVEILALDQVSPVIAEEIVRYSGVAVAAACLGILVYLWWAFRKVPRSIRYGSCAVIALVHDAVALLGIFSLLGRFTTIELDAMFITAVLTTIGFSVHDTIVVFDRVRENIVRHAGESFADIVNHSLIQTLGRSINTSITSFLTLLALYIFGGSTIQSFVLAILIGVALGTYSSIFNASLLLYSWETGELRRLPAVLFGGQGASPDLVLATTAPAGGSDPAEARRRYEPDERGTVSATVRGARGARS; via the coding sequence ATGTTCGATTTCGTCGCCAGACGGCGATGGTTCTACTGGCTCTCGATCCTGATCGTGGTCCCCGGCGTTGTCTCGATGCTCCTGCCCGGCGGCTTTCGCCCCGGCATCGACTTTACCAGCGGCACCCTCTTGCAACTGCGTTTCGCCCAGGAGGTCGAGCAGGAGGCGGTGCGCCGCGCGTTCGGCGAGGCCGGCCACCCCGACGCCGTGGTGCAGCGGGCGAACGACGGCACGTTCCTGATCCGGACCCGGCCGCTTGGGCAGGTCACCGACGAGGCCGAGGGGGCCGGCCAGTCCGAGCGCACCCAACTCCTCGAGACGTTGCGCGGCAGTCTCGGCGAGGTCGAGATCCTGGCGCTGGATCAGGTGTCGCCGGTGATCGCCGAGGAGATCGTGCGGTACTCGGGGGTGGCCGTGGCGGCGGCCTGCCTGGGCATCCTGGTCTACCTCTGGTGGGCGTTCAGGAAGGTGCCCCGCTCGATCCGCTACGGCTCGTGCGCGGTCATCGCGCTCGTCCACGACGCCGTGGCGCTGCTCGGCATCTTCTCGCTGCTGGGGCGCTTCACGACCATCGAGCTGGACGCCATGTTCATCACGGCGGTGCTGACCACCATCGGCTTCTCGGTCCACGACACCATCGTCGTGTTCGACCGGGTCCGCGAGAACATCGTGCGGCACGCCGGCGAGTCGTTCGCCGACATCGTGAACCACAGCCTGATCCAGACGCTGGGCCGCTCGATCAACACCTCGATCACGTCGTTCCTGACGCTGCTGGCCCTGTACATCTTCGGCGGCTCGACGATTCAGAGCTTTGTGCTGGCGATCCTGATCGGCGTGGCGCTGGGCACCTACAGCTCGATCTTCAACGCCAGCCTGCTCCTGTACTCCTGGGAGACGGGCGAGCTTCGGCGGTTGCCGGCCGTGCTGTTTGGCGGTCAGGGCGCATCGCCGGATCTGGTGCTGGCGACGACCGCGCCGGCTGGCGGGTCTGACCCTGCCGAGGCGCGCAGGCGATATGAGCCCGACGAACGTGGCACAGTGAGTGCGACAGTCCGGGGCGCTCGTGGAGCACGCAGCTGA
- a CDS encoding cation:proton antiporter: MPHETALIATMSVALALAFVFGFLATRLQLPSLVGYLLAGVVVGPFTPGFVADMSLAPQLAEIGVILLMFGVGIHFSLRDLLAVRSVAIPGAIFQSTIATVLAILVCLWWGWGLQAGLVLGLAISVASTVVLLRALMEGDLLETTPGRIAVGWLIVEDLLTVLALVLLPAMAGGDADHGHGLSLASMVTDWLGVTGGLASIAVTVALTLGKVVLLVAVMLFAGARVVPWLLIQVSRTGSRELFILAVLAVAFGIAFGSATIFGVSFALGAFLAGLVVGESDLSHQAAEDALPLRDAFAVLFFVSVGMLFDPSILWTSPLHVLAVVGIIVVAKPLAAFLLVVALRRPARTGLVVAAGLAQIGEFSFILAELGRSLGMLPTEGYGLVLAGAIVSITLNPAIFATVRPIERWLDRWSGRADAEPLAVAEPHVAPRRDHAVLCGYGRVGRLLSAALELEDVPLLVVDQDWGLIDELQARGVDALRADVADHGALKQMHLERARVLVVAMSDPLATRHVVEFAQKHAPGLPIVARTHSEAERQYLTQQGVDAILGEQELALAMNRQALELLGCAVPLERRPAIGSGEPLSEGAAAGAA, translated from the coding sequence ATGCCCCATGAGACTGCCCTGATCGCCACCATGAGTGTCGCGCTGGCGCTTGCATTTGTCTTCGGCTTCCTGGCGACACGCCTCCAGCTGCCGTCGCTCGTCGGCTACCTGCTGGCGGGCGTCGTGGTCGGGCCGTTCACGCCCGGCTTCGTGGCGGACATGTCGCTCGCGCCACAACTGGCTGAGATCGGCGTGATCCTGCTGATGTTCGGCGTCGGCATCCACTTCTCGCTGCGCGACCTGCTGGCTGTGCGCTCGGTGGCCATCCCGGGGGCGATCTTCCAGAGCACCATCGCCACGGTTCTGGCGATCCTCGTCTGCCTCTGGTGGGGCTGGGGGCTGCAGGCCGGGCTGGTGCTGGGGCTGGCGATCTCGGTGGCGAGCACGGTGGTGCTGCTGCGGGCGCTCATGGAGGGCGATCTGCTGGAGACGACGCCCGGCCGCATCGCCGTGGGCTGGCTGATCGTCGAGGATCTGCTGACGGTGCTGGCGCTGGTGCTGTTGCCGGCGATGGCCGGCGGCGACGCGGACCACGGGCACGGCCTGAGCCTCGCCAGCATGGTGACGGACTGGCTGGGCGTCACGGGCGGGCTGGCGAGCATCGCGGTGACGGTGGCGCTGACGCTGGGGAAGGTCGTGCTGCTGGTGGCGGTGATGCTGTTCGCCGGCGCACGGGTGGTGCCCTGGCTGCTGATTCAGGTCTCGCGGACCGGCTCGCGGGAGTTGTTCATCCTGGCGGTGCTGGCGGTGGCGTTCGGCATCGCGTTCGGGTCGGCCACCATCTTCGGGGTGTCGTTCGCACTGGGGGCGTTCCTGGCCGGGCTGGTGGTCGGCGAATCGGACCTGAGCCACCAGGCGGCCGAGGACGCGCTGCCCCTGCGTGACGCCTTCGCGGTGCTGTTCTTCGTGTCGGTGGGGATGCTGTTCGACCCGTCGATCCTCTGGACAAGCCCGCTGCACGTGCTGGCGGTGGTGGGGATCATCGTGGTGGCGAAGCCGCTGGCGGCGTTCCTGCTGGTGGTGGCGTTGCGGCGGCCGGCCCGGACCGGGCTGGTGGTGGCGGCCGGGCTGGCGCAGATCGGCGAGTTCTCGTTCATCCTGGCGGAGCTGGGTCGCTCGCTGGGGATGCTGCCGACCGAGGGGTACGGGCTGGTCCTGGCGGGAGCCATTGTCTCGATCACGCTCAACCCGGCCATCTTCGCGACGGTCCGGCCGATTGAGCGCTGGCTGGACCGCTGGAGCGGTCGCGCGGACGCCGAGCCGTTGGCAGTCGCGGAGCCGCATGTCGCTCCACGCCGCGATCACGCGGTGCTGTGCGGCTACGGTCGGGTGGGGCGGTTGCTGAGCGCGGCCCTCGAGCTTGAGGATGTGCCGCTGCTGGTGGTAGATCAGGATTGGGGGCTGATCGACGAGCTCCAGGCGCGCGGGGTGGACGCCTTGCGGGCGGACGTGGCCGACCACGGGGCCTTGAAGCAGATGCACCTGGAGCGGGCGCGCGTGCTGGTGGTGGCGATGTCCGATCCGCTGGCGACGCGGCACGTGGTGGAGTTCGCGCAGAAGCACGCGCCGGGGCTGCCCATCGTGGCGCGCACGCACAGCGAGGCCGAGCGCCAGTACCTGACGCAGCAGGGGGTGGACGCGATCCTCGGAGAGCAGGAGCTGGCGCTGGCAATGAATCGTCAGGCGTTGGAGCTGCTGGGGTGCGCCGTGCCGCTGGAGCGCCGGCCGGCCATCGGGAGTGGCGAGCCGCTGTCGGAAGGGGCGGCAGCGGGCGCAGCATAG
- a CDS encoding ester cyclase, translating into MSLEANKALVRRFFSEVMDAGRSELAYDLFAPDCRVQYPHQAEPRVGVEVTAAALAEARARQSSITTHVELLLAEDDLVATRVRHDAVFSTDIPSRNGILKAAGRPVSWLAHVIFRIRDGRIVEQWVQRDEAGILEQLDALPPP; encoded by the coding sequence ATGTCGTTGGAAGCTAATAAGGCGCTGGTTCGCCGCTTCTTTTCCGAGGTGATGGACGCCGGCCGGTCCGAACTGGCGTACGATCTGTTCGCGCCCGATTGCCGCGTGCAGTATCCGCACCAGGCGGAGCCGCGCGTCGGCGTCGAGGTCACCGCCGCCGCCCTGGCCGAGGCGCGGGCCCGGCAAAGCAGCATCACCACCCACGTCGAGCTGCTGCTGGCCGAGGATGATCTCGTTGCCACCCGCGTGCGCCACGACGCCGTCTTCAGCACGGACATCCCGAGCCGCAACGGCATCCTGAAGGCGGCTGGGCGGCCGGTGAGCTGGCTGGCCCACGTCATCTTTCGGATCCGGGACGGCCGGATCGTCGAGCAGTGGGTGCAGCGCGATGAGGCCGGCATCCTCGAGCAACTGGACGCGCTGCCACCGCCGTGA
- a CDS encoding hydantoinase B/oxoprolinase family protein has product MTQPQAHPDPAVPRSAVTADPIVVQIVEGALASAEAEVEAAIERTARSPMIREARDFRGGIHDRHCRKLTGRSYSALVQPIVRDFPIEMMRPGDVFFHNDVYGSEGGIGHLPDMCCTVPVFHEGEVVAFVQAFGHHDDIGGAVPGSMPSHGTSHYQEGLIIPPIRIYRAGEPNDDVIRLMARNSRMPDSLRGDLDAEVAACRMGAERIADLFRRYGRAQVEACFEAILQRTTETFRRELLSKIPDGVYVWEDYAEHDGVDPPRLHTQRMTMTKVSQPEPKLLIDFTGTSPQAKGPINHAGNYADGVFLKKWIAPILRNLADTPERMAELDVNEGVVSLIELTFPPPGTLLTPIFPAPTNARTFVILRLLGILAGVLAKANGGMMPADQETIRYTGFHGRDHGDRPYLMREVLGGGSGGRPWADGSDTVHVVPDSKNLPVEFTETRFPLLVESLQLAPDSGGAGKRRGGLGYRKEIRPTLDAYFLSVADRSILGCWGLKGGKAGRPFRVTVDPGGPNERQLEGLVDDEPVPAGTLVRIDTTGGGGWGDPLEREPERVALDVTQGKVTAEAARAEYGVVVETAADGLSGVDVAATAALRADMVAARDPGPLPLFDRGPGYRLLSGKLQADVDGGL; this is encoded by the coding sequence ATGACGCAGCCACAGGCGCACCCCGACCCTGCTGTGCCCAGGTCAGCGGTCACCGCCGACCCTATCGTCGTGCAGATCGTCGAGGGGGCGCTGGCCTCCGCCGAGGCCGAGGTCGAGGCGGCCATCGAGCGTACCGCCCGCTCGCCGATGATCCGCGAGGCCCGCGACTTTCGCGGTGGCATCCACGACCGCCACTGTCGGAAGCTGACCGGCCGCTCGTACTCGGCGCTGGTGCAGCCCATCGTCCGCGACTTCCCGATTGAGATGATGCGGCCGGGCGATGTCTTCTTCCACAACGACGTCTACGGCTCCGAGGGCGGCATCGGGCATCTGCCGGATATGTGCTGCACCGTGCCCGTCTTTCACGAGGGTGAGGTGGTGGCGTTCGTGCAGGCGTTCGGCCACCACGACGACATCGGTGGGGCGGTGCCCGGCTCGATGCCCAGTCATGGCACTTCCCACTACCAGGAAGGGCTGATCATCCCGCCGATCCGCATCTACCGGGCCGGCGAGCCGAATGACGACGTGATCCGCCTGATGGCGCGGAACTCGCGGATGCCCGACTCCCTGCGCGGCGACCTCGACGCCGAGGTGGCGGCCTGCCGGATGGGGGCCGAGCGCATCGCCGACCTGTTCCGGCGCTATGGGCGGGCGCAGGTGGAGGCCTGCTTCGAGGCGATCCTCCAGCGGACCACCGAGACGTTCCGACGCGAGCTGCTGAGCAAGATCCCGGACGGCGTCTACGTCTGGGAGGACTACGCCGAGCACGACGGGGTCGATCCGCCACGGCTGCACACCCAGCGGATGACGATGACGAAGGTCTCCCAGCCGGAGCCGAAGCTGCTGATCGACTTCACGGGGACCAGCCCCCAGGCGAAGGGGCCGATCAACCACGCTGGCAACTACGCGGACGGCGTCTTCCTCAAGAAGTGGATCGCGCCGATCCTCCGCAACCTGGCGGACACCCCCGAGCGCATGGCCGAATTGGACGTGAACGAGGGGGTAGTGTCGCTGATCGAGCTGACGTTCCCGCCGCCGGGCACCCTCCTGACGCCGATCTTCCCCGCCCCGACCAACGCCCGGACGTTCGTGATCTTGCGGCTGCTCGGCATCCTGGCGGGCGTGCTGGCGAAGGCGAACGGCGGCATGATGCCGGCCGATCAGGAGACGATCCGCTACACCGGCTTCCACGGGCGGGACCATGGCGATCGGCCGTACCTGATGCGCGAGGTGCTCGGCGGCGGATCGGGCGGCCGGCCGTGGGCGGATGGCTCGGACACGGTCCACGTGGTGCCAGACTCCAAGAACCTGCCCGTCGAGTTCACCGAGACGCGTTTTCCGTTGCTGGTGGAGTCTCTCCAGCTTGCACCGGATTCTGGCGGGGCCGGCAAGCGGCGTGGCGGCCTGGGCTACCGCAAGGAGATCCGCCCCACGCTGGATGCCTATTTTCTGTCCGTGGCCGACCGCTCGATTCTCGGGTGCTGGGGCCTGAAGGGCGGCAAGGCGGGCCGGCCGTTCCGCGTGACCGTCGATCCGGGCGGCCCGAACGAGCGGCAGCTTGAAGGGCTGGTGGACGACGAGCCGGTCCCAGCCGGGACGCTGGTGCGGATCGACACGACGGGCGGCGGCGGCTGGGGCGACCCGCTGGAGCGCGAGCCGGAGCGGGTCGCATTGGATGTGACGCAGGGGAAGGTGACCGCCGAGGCTGCCCGCGCCGAGTACGGGGTGGTGGTCGAGACGGCGGCGGACGGCCTCTCAGGAGTTGACGTTGCCGCGACGGCCGCCCTGCGTGCGGACATGGTGGCGGCGCGCGATCCTGGCCCGCTCCCCCTCTTCGACCGTGGCCCTGGCTACCGGCTGCTCAGCGGCAAGCTGCAGGCGGATGTGGATGGCGGGTTGTAG
- a CDS encoding DUF3891 family protein, with the protein MIFQIFRGQLLVVRQPDHGVQAGLFASRWGNEQTPTFDPRQEVIDAGTQHDNGWAAWEESPTMDPETGQPWAFFKLTPHEHVPLYRRGIQMAADHDPTTGLLVSMHGAGLYNDRYGTFRLNERSLSQAEQALVDEFLAEQALFQQSLAQRALRRELHSHVTTDPQVWYNYLLLQVWDRLQLQFAWRLGASGEIAPLPYPDGSTGSLKIMNLGELSVRLDPYPFDTSPLVFPMAARLLPDRRYRNAEEFLAEMSKTPVTMLECKVTR; encoded by the coding sequence GTGATTTTCCAGATCTTCCGTGGACAGCTCCTGGTTGTGCGGCAGCCGGATCATGGGGTCCAGGCCGGCCTCTTCGCCAGCCGCTGGGGGAACGAGCAGACCCCAACCTTCGATCCGCGCCAGGAGGTCATCGACGCCGGCACCCAGCACGACAACGGCTGGGCAGCGTGGGAAGAGTCCCCGACGATGGACCCGGAGACGGGCCAGCCGTGGGCGTTCTTCAAGCTGACGCCGCACGAGCACGTGCCGCTGTACCGCCGGGGCATCCAGATGGCAGCCGACCACGATCCGACGACGGGCCTGCTGGTCAGCATGCACGGCGCGGGCCTGTACAACGACCGCTACGGCACGTTCCGCCTCAACGAGCGGAGCCTGAGCCAGGCCGAGCAGGCTCTGGTGGACGAGTTTCTGGCCGAGCAGGCGCTGTTCCAGCAGTCGCTGGCGCAGCGGGCGCTGCGCCGGGAGCTTCACTCGCACGTCACCACCGATCCACAGGTCTGGTACAACTATCTCCTGTTGCAAGTCTGGGACAGGCTGCAGTTGCAGTTTGCGTGGCGGCTCGGCGCAAGCGGCGAGATCGCGCCGCTGCCGTATCCTGACGGCTCGACGGGCTCGCTGAAGATCATGAATCTTGGTGAGCTGTCGGTGCGGCTCGATCCGTACCCGTTCGACACCTCGCCGCTGGTCTTCCCGATGGCGGCGCGGCTGCTGCCGGACAGGCGGTATCGCAACGCCGAGGAGTTCCTGGCTGAGATGTCGAAGACGCCGGTGACGATGTTGGAGTGCAAGGTCACGCGGTAG
- a CDS encoding AAA family ATPase, with product MFRSVRIQNFRQFKDLHLENLGRINLITGQNNTGKTSLLEALFLLLSPTNPEVILTIANLRGIETVLADGPNAWGWIFNSAAEAEVVTLSAVDDRAQSVKLRIKSSRSLRMPSSKPPPGDRAPGTLEYVVTTSGRPLVALVFEYEDSWGQHGLSRIRMETDGPRIEHEAGQIHDLPSFFVPNRSPRSTYDAQAYSRIVQANRDHEVVDSLRIVDRRLARLQILDTGMGANVHADFGDGALLPLNVTGQGFSRVLTIVTAIVESAGGVVLIDEIEDGLHHDVMTDVWKAIIAAAHQHDVQLFVTTHSLEAIEAAVGGSEGYEGSLAFYRLEREKSGEIGVVAGEDHRLRSAVKARAELR from the coding sequence ATGTTCCGCTCGGTGCGCATCCAGAACTTTCGCCAGTTCAAGGATCTCCACCTGGAGAACCTTGGCCGGATCAACCTGATCACCGGCCAGAACAACACCGGCAAGACGAGCCTGCTGGAAGCCCTGTTCCTCCTGCTTTCCCCGACGAATCCGGAAGTTATCCTGACCATCGCCAATTTGCGCGGAATTGAGACGGTCCTCGCAGATGGCCCCAATGCGTGGGGCTGGATTTTCAATAGTGCGGCAGAGGCAGAAGTCGTCACGCTGAGTGCAGTGGACGATAGAGCGCAGTCCGTAAAGCTCCGGATCAAGTCTTCACGCAGTCTGCGGATGCCCAGCTCAAAGCCGCCGCCCGGTGATCGGGCGCCGGGGACACTTGAATACGTGGTAACTACGTCAGGACGGCCGCTCGTCGCACTCGTGTTCGAGTACGAAGATAGCTGGGGGCAGCATGGGCTTTCACGTATCAGGATGGAGACTGACGGGCCACGCATCGAACATGAAGCCGGTCAGATTCACGACTTGCCATCCTTCTTCGTGCCCAACCGGTCACCAAGATCAACATACGACGCTCAGGCGTACAGTCGGATTGTGCAGGCGAATCGGGACCACGAAGTTGTCGATTCGCTAAGGATCGTTGATCGTAGACTCGCGCGCCTCCAAATCCTCGACACTGGCATGGGTGCGAACGTCCATGCTGATTTCGGTGACGGCGCTCTCTTACCACTGAACGTCACCGGCCAGGGATTTAGCCGGGTGCTGACGATTGTGACGGCAATTGTCGAGTCAGCAGGTGGCGTCGTGCTCATCGATGAGATCGAGGACGGCCTGCACCACGACGTCATGACTGATGTCTGGAAGGCGATCATCGCGGCGGCGCATCAGCATGACGTGCAACTGTTCGTGACCACGCACAGCCTGGAAGCCATTGAGGCCGCCGTCGGAGGCTCAGAGGGCTACGAGGGCAGTCTGGCCTTCTACCGGCTGGAGCGGGAGAAGAGCGGTGAGATCGGGGTTGTCGCGGGGGAGGATCATCGATTGCGCTCGGCTGTGAAGGCCAGGGCTGAACTGCGCTGA